A portion of the Natronococcus sp. AD-5 genome contains these proteins:
- a CDS encoding isochorismate synthase yields MDRTSGGRQLIGDSRPASAGESTELVSRCRELEDVSFGAIVEADDACRIQWATPDGLEVVGRGVAARFAASGPERFDEIRTQAAAAFDGFDHVGPAVARPRAFGGFSFHDGHEPDPPWNGFEPASFVVPRVLVTRSDDGTWLTTVARQADEAARRLEDWHERLIDLPAMRPSGSGPGVRSTRRTTAPAAWQAQVETALDRIANDDLTKVVLAQALSVELDGAVDVPATLERLRRQYPNCYRFLIGREGGGTFFGAPPERLVSKRGDRVETEALAGSVPRGETPEEDDEHVERMVDSRKFQREHGLVVEAIRDQLAPLARELAIDEQTIRRLATIQHLQTPISATLERDHHVLDLVEALHPTPAVGGVPPRAALETIRETESFDRGWYAAPIGWFDAAGDGEFAVGIRSGLAADETVTLFAGNGIVADSDPNEEWEEVQLKFRPILDELR; encoded by the coding sequence ATGGATCGAACGTCGGGCGGGCGACAACTGATTGGCGACTCGCGGCCGGCGAGCGCGGGAGAGAGTACCGAGTTGGTGAGCCGGTGTCGCGAACTCGAGGACGTTTCCTTCGGTGCGATCGTCGAGGCCGACGACGCGTGTCGCATCCAGTGGGCGACGCCCGACGGGCTCGAGGTCGTCGGACGCGGCGTCGCCGCCCGGTTCGCCGCCAGCGGCCCGGAGCGGTTCGACGAGATCCGAACGCAGGCCGCCGCGGCGTTCGACGGCTTCGATCACGTCGGCCCCGCGGTCGCTCGTCCGCGCGCGTTCGGCGGCTTTTCGTTTCACGACGGCCACGAGCCCGATCCGCCCTGGAACGGCTTCGAGCCGGCGTCGTTCGTCGTTCCGCGGGTGCTCGTCACCCGGAGCGACGACGGCACGTGGCTCACGACGGTCGCACGGCAGGCGGACGAGGCGGCGCGCCGCCTCGAGGACTGGCACGAACGGCTGATCGACCTGCCGGCGATGCGTCCGAGCGGATCGGGACCCGGCGTTCGCTCGACGCGTCGCACGACCGCGCCCGCGGCGTGGCAGGCCCAAGTCGAGACGGCGCTCGACCGAATCGCGAACGACGACCTCACGAAGGTCGTCCTCGCGCAGGCGCTCTCGGTCGAACTCGACGGGGCGGTCGACGTCCCCGCGACGCTCGAGCGGCTGCGTCGCCAGTATCCGAACTGTTATCGGTTCCTGATCGGGCGCGAGGGCGGCGGGACGTTCTTCGGCGCGCCCCCCGAGCGACTGGTCTCGAAACGCGGCGACCGCGTTGAGACCGAGGCGCTCGCGGGCTCCGTTCCGCGCGGAGAGACCCCCGAGGAGGACGACGAGCACGTCGAGCGGATGGTCGACAGCCGGAAGTTCCAGCGCGAGCACGGCCTCGTGGTCGAGGCGATTCGCGACCAGCTCGCGCCCCTCGCGCGCGAACTCGCGATCGACGAACAGACGATCCGTCGGCTGGCGACGATCCAGCACCTGCAGACGCCGATTTCGGCGACGCTCGAGCGCGACCATCACGTCCTCGACCTCGTCGAGGCGCTGCACCCGACGCCGGCGGTCGGCGGGGTGCCGCCGCGCGCGGCTCTCGAGACGATCCGAGAGACCGAGTCGTTCGACCGCGGCTGGTACGCCGCCCCGATCGGCTGGTTCGACGCCGCCGGCGACGGCGAGTTCGCGGTCGGGATTCGGTCGGGACTCGCCGCCGACGAGACGGTGACGCTGTTCGCGGGCAACGGCATCGTCGCCGACAGCGATCCGAACGAGGAGTGGGAGGAGGTACAACTGAAGTTCCGACCGATCCTCGACGAACTCAGATGA
- the menD gene encoding 2-succinyl-5-enolpyruvyl-6-hydroxy-3-cyclohexene-1-carboxylic-acid synthase, translated as MSAPNRATLWGRTLVDELAKGGLEAVCIAPGSRSTPLTAAFVEHPDIEVFSHLDERSAAFFALGRARRTGEPTALVCTSGTAAANFHPAVIEAAQARVPLLVLTADRPAELRDSGANQTIDQVKLYGDAVRWYAELPEPEADERKVRSLRTTAARALAATTGVPPGPVHLNCPFRKPLEPTETGTVPDAFAETTAARGREEAFVETGGGRLTPDDESVRSLTRALAGADRPLLVAGPADPADLVDLEPAAVAALATRVGAPILADPLSNLRFGPHTEDAPVFGGYDAYVDELPDPDVVLRLGASPTSKPLRRALRDADAAQYLVDPAGEWREATFTATDHLTATPDSVVAALLERFGGNGGATAPDRGGEWLERFELAEEIHWRVRDAALDGDALESAPFEGSILASAFEDAPDPATVFVSNSMPIRDADRFGRPRTANLTVLANRGASGIDGITSAALGAGSATDDPLVLVTGDLAFYHDANGLLAVDRCGVDATIVLLDNDGGGIFHKLPIEEFDPPFTDQFKTPHGLEFETLADLYGLEFERVTPAAFSDAYRRSLEAEGTQVLSVEFDSEASHRRREELEARVRAAVADGLERDPDA; from the coding sequence ATGAGCGCACCGAACCGCGCGACGCTGTGGGGTCGCACCCTCGTCGACGAACTCGCGAAGGGCGGACTCGAGGCGGTCTGTATCGCCCCCGGAAGCCGATCGACGCCGCTGACCGCGGCGTTCGTCGAGCACCCCGACATCGAGGTGTTCTCGCACCTGGACGAGCGGTCGGCCGCTTTCTTCGCGCTCGGCCGCGCCCGGCGCACCGGGGAGCCGACCGCGCTGGTCTGTACCTCCGGCACCGCCGCGGCGAACTTTCACCCCGCGGTCATCGAGGCCGCTCAGGCGCGCGTTCCGCTGCTCGTGTTGACCGCCGACCGACCGGCAGAGTTGCGAGACAGCGGCGCGAACCAGACGATCGACCAGGTCAAGCTCTACGGCGACGCCGTTCGGTGGTACGCGGAACTCCCCGAGCCCGAGGCCGACGAGCGAAAAGTCAGAAGCCTCCGGACGACGGCCGCTCGAGCGCTCGCGGCGACCACGGGCGTTCCGCCCGGACCGGTGCACCTGAACTGTCCGTTCCGGAAGCCGCTCGAGCCGACCGAGACGGGAACGGTACCCGACGCGTTCGCGGAGACGACGGCCGCGAGGGGACGAGAGGAAGCGTTCGTCGAAACCGGCGGTGGACGACTGACCCCCGACGACGAGTCCGTTCGAAGTCTCACGCGTGCGCTCGCGGGCGCCGACCGCCCGCTGCTCGTCGCCGGCCCGGCGGATCCCGCAGATCTCGTCGATCTCGAGCCCGCAGCGGTAGCCGCCCTCGCTACCCGGGTCGGCGCGCCGATTCTCGCCGACCCGCTCTCGAATCTCCGGTTCGGCCCGCATACCGAGGACGCCCCCGTCTTCGGGGGGTACGACGCCTACGTCGACGAACTCCCCGATCCGGACGTCGTCCTCCGGCTCGGCGCCTCGCCGACGTCGAAACCGCTTCGACGCGCGCTCCGAGACGCCGACGCCGCCCAGTACCTGGTCGATCCCGCGGGCGAGTGGCGCGAGGCGACGTTCACCGCCACCGATCACCTGACTGCGACGCCGGACTCGGTCGTCGCGGCCCTGCTCGAGCGGTTCGGCGGGAACGGCGGAGCGACCGCACCGGACCGCGGCGGCGAGTGGCTCGAGCGATTCGAGCTGGCGGAGGAGATCCACTGGCGGGTTCGAGACGCCGCGTTGGACGGCGACGCGCTCGAGTCGGCGCCGTTCGAAGGGTCGATCCTCGCGTCGGCGTTCGAGGACGCCCCCGATCCGGCGACCGTCTTCGTCTCGAACAGTATGCCGATCCGAGATGCGGACCGGTTCGGTCGCCCGCGAACCGCCAATCTCACCGTCCTCGCCAACCGCGGCGCGAGCGGGATCGACGGCATCACGAGCGCGGCACTCGGTGCCGGCAGCGCGACCGACGACCCGCTCGTGCTCGTCACCGGCGATCTCGCCTTCTACCACGACGCCAACGGGCTGCTCGCGGTCGACCGCTGCGGGGTCGACGCGACGATCGTCCTGCTGGACAACGACGGCGGCGGCATCTTTCACAAACTCCCGATCGAGGAATTCGATCCGCCCTTTACGGACCAGTTCAAGACCCCGCACGGCCTCGAGTTCGAGACGCTCGCGGACCTGTACGGACTCGAGTTCGAGCGCGTTACCCCTGCCGCGTTTTCGGACGCGTACCGACGATCGCTCGAGGCCGAGGGAACGCAGGTGCTCTCGGTCGAGTTCGACTCCGAGGCGAGTCATCGCCGTCGCGAGGAACTCGAAGCGCGAGTCCGTGCCGCGGTCGCGGACGGCCTCGAGCGCGATCCGGACGCGTAA
- a CDS encoding LVIVD repeat-containing protein: protein MFLKRLGIATAAATAVGTGTATASPPVHANARTRGRIDKLGQAIPEDAPRYTYGHVRKDGLYGAVSSFPRGGNDYGSTLYDLEDLENPTEVHRLETANEVTRSNNIKFDGTRDGLYYRTQEADGDGGLTGFEVIDYGWGEGTPEEPEIIAQVDTPNTGVHTLAEHPEEPIIYAIDKAASEPGIVPVDVSDPANPELAGLYGPPGYCHDCEVDPVRNVLHCAYIAGEFEGYAILDLEDPLAPTEIGRFDYDDHPDYTEIGTPGFEDCHQASFDPERGLAIVGDEVCAAPAIPGGKHVFDIGWDEGSLEDPKPIGFTHAPDARFQENFCFWTTHFHDVVHADGEVLLVDGGYRQGTWVANVTDPTNPVPTERYATDDRLDEAEDHSPGTPPYCWSAVYNEARDFVFASDTLTGAYTFDVSALPARGEDGGGPDGHYDLEAILERGE from the coding sequence GTGTTTTTGAAACGACTCGGAATCGCAACCGCAGCGGCCACCGCCGTCGGCACCGGTACCGCGACGGCGTCTCCGCCGGTCCACGCCAACGCACGTACTCGCGGACGGATCGACAAGCTCGGGCAGGCGATCCCCGAAGATGCGCCGCGGTACACGTACGGCCACGTCCGCAAGGACGGGTTGTACGGCGCGGTGAGCAGCTTTCCTCGAGGTGGAAACGACTACGGCAGCACGCTGTACGACCTCGAGGACCTCGAGAACCCCACCGAGGTTCACCGCCTCGAGACCGCCAACGAGGTCACGCGGTCGAACAACATCAAGTTCGACGGCACCCGCGACGGCCTCTACTACCGCACGCAGGAGGCCGACGGCGACGGCGGCCTGACGGGCTTCGAAGTGATCGACTACGGCTGGGGCGAGGGAACCCCCGAGGAGCCGGAGATCATCGCGCAGGTGGACACCCCGAACACGGGCGTTCACACCCTCGCCGAGCACCCCGAGGAGCCGATCATCTACGCGATCGACAAGGCCGCGAGCGAGCCGGGTATCGTCCCGGTCGACGTGAGCGATCCGGCGAACCCCGAACTCGCCGGCCTCTACGGGCCGCCGGGGTACTGCCACGACTGCGAGGTCGATCCGGTTCGGAACGTGCTCCACTGCGCGTACATCGCCGGCGAGTTCGAGGGGTACGCGATCCTCGACCTCGAGGATCCACTGGCGCCGACGGAAATCGGTCGCTTCGACTACGACGACCACCCCGACTACACCGAGATCGGTACGCCGGGGTTCGAAGACTGCCACCAGGCCAGCTTCGACCCCGAGCGCGGGCTCGCGATCGTCGGCGACGAGGTCTGCGCGGCGCCCGCGATTCCGGGCGGTAAACACGTCTTCGACATCGGCTGGGACGAGGGCTCGCTCGAGGATCCCAAACCGATCGGATTTACGCACGCGCCCGACGCCCGGTTCCAGGAGAACTTCTGCTTCTGGACGACCCACTTCCACGACGTCGTTCACGCCGACGGCGAGGTGCTTCTCGTCGACGGCGGCTATCGGCAGGGGACGTGGGTCGCGAACGTCACGGACCCGACGAACCCGGTCCCGACCGAGCGGTACGCGACGGACGACCGGCTGGACGAAGCGGAAGATCACTCCCCCGGAACGCCGCCGTACTGCTGGTCGGCGGTGTACAACGAGGCGCGAGATTTCGTCTTCGCCAGCGACACCCTCACCGGCGCGTACACGTTCGACGTCTCCGCGCTTCCGGCCCGCGGCGAGGACGGCGGCGGCCCGGACGGCCACTACGACCTCGAGGCGATCCTCGAGCGCGGCGAGTGA
- the phoU gene encoding phosphate signaling complex protein PhoU, whose protein sequence is MSRTDYQRQLEQLRENVLEMSDAVCRRLRQALDAYERKDDALAETVITADHEINRLYLELERDCIDLLALQQPVAGDLRFVAASFKIITDLERIGDLAVNIGEYTQRAKRDRYSDIDIAYIGEETIGMIEDAMGAYASDDAAATREIASADDEIDALCERASEVVIQDLIEAELGDEPLFEDVSRMLLTIRDLERVGDHAVNIAARTLYMVENDDELIY, encoded by the coding sequence ATGTCACGAACGGACTACCAACGGCAACTCGAACAGCTACGCGAGAACGTTCTCGAAATGAGCGACGCCGTCTGCCGGCGACTCCGGCAGGCGCTCGACGCGTACGAGCGGAAAGACGACGCGCTCGCCGAGACGGTGATCACCGCCGACCACGAGATCAACCGCCTGTACCTCGAGCTCGAGCGGGACTGTATCGACCTGCTCGCGCTCCAGCAACCCGTCGCGGGCGACCTGCGGTTCGTCGCCGCGTCGTTCAAGATCATCACCGACCTCGAGCGCATCGGCGACCTCGCCGTGAACATCGGCGAGTACACCCAGCGGGCGAAGCGGGATCGGTATTCGGACATCGACATCGCGTACATCGGCGAGGAGACGATCGGAATGATCGAGGACGCGATGGGTGCCTACGCGAGCGACGACGCCGCGGCGACGCGCGAGATCGCGTCCGCCGACGACGAGATCGACGCGCTCTGCGAACGGGCGAGCGAGGTCGTTATCCAGGACCTCATCGAGGCCGAGCTGGGCGACGAACCGCTGTTCGAGGACGTTTCCCGGATGTTGCTGACGATCCGCGACCTCGAGCGCGTCGGCGATCACGCGGTGAACATCGCCGCGCGGACGCTGTACATGGTCGAAAACGACGACGAACTGATCTACTGA
- the pstA gene encoding phosphate ABC transporter permease PstA, whose product MGTADERTGGWFGAEGQVSQLRGTAFKFSCLGATVLALALVFVFLLYVFNDAIQPATADVGWLLTVTGTIALPAAALAVYYYRRDTRAGEVAYTALGMPIVTGLLAGGAVIVFRHVITPRGWLAFVVASGIAYGTLALHARIRARSSSELERAAIVVLVPVLAIVGVPGFSVDYPIRTPMLGQELFHLSASIPTLVPSLRGLIRSLPVLPIASVSLLLTFALPIAAAAAWHIRHVRNSDRNAAIAGAAPVTVASLGLVAAPLVGLSATTWIVATTVVGVPTGLYVESVFRRDEGVAGLAFPVVIGAGVLLGAVVVETFGFAGPDLWLNRNFLTSGHNTTPRDAGIYPALVGSVMMLVVVAVTAFPVGVGAAVYLEEYSPSQGRLSAVVELIEINIANLAGVPSVVYGVLGLALFVRGIGMRSGIIIVGGLTVGLLILPIVIVAAQEAIRGVPDSLRNASYGMGATKWQTVRNVVLPRAMPGILTGTILALGRAIGETAPLLMIGMAAVVRVPPNSFFSLSSAMPRQIYSWSRLIDADFRYGVLAAGVVTLLVVLLMLNGSAILLRNKYQRRE is encoded by the coding sequence ATGGGAACTGCCGACGAGAGAACCGGCGGCTGGTTCGGAGCGGAAGGGCAGGTCAGCCAGCTCCGGGGGACCGCGTTCAAATTCTCCTGTCTCGGCGCGACGGTGCTCGCCCTCGCGCTCGTGTTCGTGTTCCTGTTGTACGTGTTCAACGACGCCATCCAGCCGGCCACGGCCGACGTTGGCTGGCTCCTTACGGTCACCGGAACGATCGCGCTGCCGGCGGCCGCCCTCGCCGTCTACTACTACCGGCGCGATACCCGAGCTGGCGAAGTCGCCTACACGGCGCTCGGTATGCCGATCGTGACGGGACTGCTCGCAGGGGGCGCCGTCATCGTCTTCAGGCACGTTATTACGCCCCGGGGGTGGCTCGCGTTCGTCGTCGCGTCCGGGATCGCGTACGGAACCCTCGCGCTTCACGCGCGGATCCGGGCTCGCTCGAGTTCCGAACTCGAGCGAGCCGCGATCGTGGTGCTCGTCCCGGTTCTCGCGATCGTCGGCGTTCCGGGGTTCAGCGTGGACTACCCGATTCGGACGCCGATGCTCGGTCAGGAACTGTTCCACCTCTCGGCCTCGATTCCGACTCTCGTCCCGAGTCTGCGGGGCCTGATCCGCTCGCTTCCCGTCCTGCCGATCGCCTCGGTGTCCCTCCTCCTGACGTTCGCGCTCCCGATCGCCGCGGCGGCCGCCTGGCATATCCGGCACGTTCGGAACAGCGACCGAAACGCGGCGATCGCCGGCGCCGCACCCGTCACCGTCGCCAGCCTCGGCCTCGTCGCCGCACCGCTCGTCGGGCTCTCGGCGACCACGTGGATCGTCGCGACGACGGTCGTCGGCGTACCGACCGGCCTGTACGTCGAGTCCGTCTTCCGTCGGGACGAGGGGGTCGCCGGATTGGCGTTCCCAGTCGTGATCGGCGCCGGCGTGTTGCTCGGAGCGGTCGTCGTCGAGACCTTCGGATTCGCGGGACCGGACCTCTGGCTCAATCGGAATTTCCTGACGTCCGGTCACAATACGACACCGCGCGATGCAGGGATCTACCCCGCGCTCGTCGGATCGGTGATGATGCTCGTCGTCGTCGCCGTCACGGCGTTTCCGGTCGGAGTCGGCGCCGCGGTCTACCTCGAGGAGTACAGCCCGAGTCAGGGACGACTCAGCGCGGTCGTCGAACTCATCGAGATCAACATCGCGAACCTCGCCGGCGTGCCGTCGGTCGTCTACGGCGTGCTCGGACTCGCGCTGTTCGTCAGGGGAATCGGGATGCGGTCCGGAATCATCATCGTCGGCGGGCTGACCGTCGGATTGCTGATCCTGCCGATCGTCATCGTCGCTGCACAGGAGGCGATCCGCGGCGTGCCGGACTCGCTGCGGAACGCCTCGTACGGGATGGGAGCGACGAAGTGGCAAACCGTCCGCAACGTCGTATTGCCGCGAGCGATGCCCGGCATTCTGACGGGGACGATCCTCGCGCTCGGCCGCGCGATCGGCGAAACCGCTCCGCTCCTGATGATCGGGATGGCCGCGGTCGTCCGCGTGCCGCCGAACTCGTTCTTCAGTCTATCCAGCGCGATGCCCCGACAGATCTACTCCTGGTCCCGACTGATCGACGCGGACTTCCGATACGGCGTCCTCGCGGCGGGCGTCGTCACCCTGCTCGTCGTACTGTTGATGCTGAACGGCTCCGCGATCCTCCTGCGAAACAAGTACCAGCGCCGGGAGTGA
- a CDS encoding sulfite oxidase-like oxidoreductase: protein MSTNDMTDVTELYREFGEERLPPGQRETSAFPVLSKSGTPEWDPETWEFTVTGAVEEELSFSWEEFRELPTVTQRQDFHCVTGWSKFDCAFTGVPFPTIAERAGVREGAVHVMFSALDDYTTDLPLEDCLRDEVLFAWAYDGEELPADHGGPLRVVTPHKYAYKGAKWVDGIEFLTEPEPGYWERRGYSETANPWNEERYS from the coding sequence ATGAGCACGAACGATATGACCGACGTCACGGAACTGTACCGGGAGTTCGGCGAGGAGCGGCTGCCGCCGGGACAGCGCGAAACGTCCGCGTTCCCGGTGCTCTCGAAGAGCGGCACGCCGGAGTGGGATCCCGAAACCTGGGAGTTCACCGTCACCGGCGCCGTCGAGGAGGAGCTTTCCTTCTCCTGGGAGGAGTTCCGGGAGCTGCCGACGGTGACCCAGCGTCAGGACTTTCACTGCGTCACCGGCTGGAGCAAGTTCGACTGCGCGTTCACGGGAGTTCCCTTCCCCACCATCGCCGAACGGGCCGGCGTTCGTGAGGGTGCGGTCCACGTCATGTTCTCGGCGCTCGACGACTACACCACGGACCTGCCGCTCGAGGACTGTCTCCGCGACGAGGTCCTCTTCGCGTGGGCCTACGACGGCGAGGAGCTGCCGGCGGATCACGGCGGTCCGCTGCGGGTCGTCACCCCACACAAGTACGCCTACAAGGGCGCAAAGTGGGTCGACGGCATCGAGTTTCTCACCGAACCCGAACCGGGCTACTGGGAGCGGCGCGGTTACTCCGAGACGGCGAATCCGTGGAACGAGGAGCGGTACAGCTAG
- the pstC gene encoding phosphate ABC transporter permease subunit PstC, which translates to MSTDSIGTDLRRSVDGRIAKERLYHWLLFGCAALTVFVTVSIAVTLAIDAVTFFRQVNAVAFLTGTEWESSRDTFGVLPLVTATLIVTVVSATVAIPIGTAAAVYLSEYASDRARSILKPSLEILAGIPTVVYGYLALVYLTPWLRMAGLDLSLFNLLSASIMVGIMIIPMVSSISEDAMSAVPDSLREAGYGLGATKFEVSTGVVIPASISGIFSSYILAFSRAIGETMIVVMAGGMQARMLNATDPFANLFNSGQTMTAAMVHAVTSDATGGTPEFYSMFAIGLTLFSITFAMNLLSNRITARYREEYQ; encoded by the coding sequence ATGAGTACTGATTCAATAGGTACCGACCTTCGCAGGTCGGTCGACGGACGAATCGCGAAAGAACGACTGTACCACTGGCTGCTGTTCGGCTGTGCCGCGCTGACGGTGTTCGTGACGGTCAGCATCGCGGTCACGCTCGCGATAGACGCCGTCACGTTCTTTCGGCAGGTAAACGCCGTCGCGTTTCTCACCGGCACGGAGTGGGAGTCGAGCCGGGACACGTTCGGGGTTCTCCCGCTTGTGACCGCAACGCTGATCGTCACGGTCGTCTCGGCGACGGTCGCCATCCCGATCGGAACCGCGGCCGCGGTCTATCTGAGCGAGTACGCGAGCGACCGAGCGCGATCGATACTGAAACCGTCGCTCGAGATCCTCGCGGGAATCCCGACGGTCGTCTACGGCTATCTCGCACTGGTGTATCTGACGCCGTGGCTGCGGATGGCGGGGCTCGATCTGAGCCTGTTCAACCTGCTGAGCGCGTCGATCATGGTCGGAATCATGATCATTCCGATGGTCTCTTCGATCAGCGAGGACGCGATGAGCGCGGTGCCGGACTCGCTGCGAGAGGCCGGGTACGGCCTCGGCGCGACGAAGTTCGAGGTCTCGACGGGGGTCGTCATCCCCGCCTCTATCTCCGGGATTTTCTCGTCGTACATCCTCGCGTTCTCGCGGGCGATCGGCGAGACGATGATCGTCGTGATGGCCGGCGGGATGCAGGCGCGAATGCTGAACGCAACCGACCCCTTCGCGAACCTCTTCAACTCCGGCCAGACGATGACCGCCGCGATGGTTCACGCGGTCACGAGCGACGCGACCGGCGGCACGCCGGAGTTCTACTCGATGTTCGCGATCGGGCTGACGCTGTTTTCCATCACGTTCGCCATGAACCTGCTGAGCAACCGAATCACCGCACGTTACCGGGAGGAGTACCAATGA
- a CDS encoding PstS family phosphate ABC transporter substrate-binding protein: MADNHHGQWVGGISRRKFLGAAGSAGAVAIAGCSETDAENGSNGSGEVVVKGSSTVFPISDAMAQRFMDENSDVNVTVDSTGSGGGFENHFCPGEADINGASRPIKSEEEGHCAENDVTPIEMEVAGDALTMAVSPENDWVDCMSFDEMAQIWQEDGAETWADVNDDWPDEEFVLYGPDTTSGTFDWFTENVVGEAGDHRTDYEPTEDDNIIVEGLEDDPYAIGYFGYAYYAENEDRVKALEVKESEDDECGEPGLQEASDGTYPMARPLFVYPAAEALERDAVYDFVEFYIENSSADWIADEVRYVPANQDQVDKNMAALEDAAGN; encoded by the coding sequence ATGGCTGACAATCATCACGGACAATGGGTGGGCGGTATCTCGCGACGCAAGTTCCTCGGTGCAGCCGGCTCCGCGGGGGCGGTTGCGATCGCCGGCTGTTCCGAAACTGACGCGGAAAACGGCAGCAACGGTAGCGGAGAGGTAGTCGTCAAGGGTTCCAGCACGGTGTTCCCGATCTCGGACGCGATGGCCCAGCGGTTCATGGACGAGAACTCGGACGTCAACGTTACCGTCGACTCCACGGGGAGCGGTGGGGGGTTCGAGAACCACTTCTGTCCCGGCGAAGCCGACATCAACGGCGCCTCTCGGCCGATCAAATCCGAGGAGGAAGGCCACTGCGCGGAGAACGACGTCACGCCGATCGAGATGGAGGTCGCCGGCGACGCGCTGACGATGGCGGTCAGCCCGGAGAACGACTGGGTCGACTGTATGTCCTTCGATGAGATGGCCCAGATCTGGCAGGAAGACGGCGCCGAGACGTGGGCGGACGTCAACGACGACTGGCCGGACGAGGAGTTCGTCCTCTACGGTCCCGACACGACCTCGGGGACGTTCGACTGGTTCACGGAGAACGTCGTCGGCGAGGCCGGGGACCACCGCACCGACTACGAACCGACGGAGGACGACAACATCATCGTCGAAGGACTCGAGGACGATCCCTACGCGATCGGTTACTTCGGCTACGCCTACTACGCCGAAAACGAGGACCGCGTGAAGGCGCTCGAAGTGAAAGAGAGCGAGGACGACGAGTGCGGAGAGCCGGGACTCCAGGAGGCGAGCGACGGAACCTACCCGATGGCTCGGCCGCTGTTTGTCTACCCCGCCGCGGAAGCCCTCGAACGAGACGCGGTCTACGATTTCGTGGAATTCTACATCGAGAACTCCTCGGCCGACTGGATCGCCGATGAGGTGAGGTACGTGCCGGCGAACCAAGACCAGGTCGACAAGAATATGGCTGCGCTCGAGGACGCGGCGGGGAACTAA
- a CDS encoding ribbon-helix-helix domain-containing protein: protein MPKVEITIPEHLEMQIAQMVERGEFVNREEAIEDLLSTGIKAYKTSGPMDEEEEGMGTGLEDDGMMGHDDEYVF from the coding sequence ATGCCGAAAGTAGAGATCACCATCCCGGAACACCTCGAGATGCAGATCGCGCAAATGGTCGAGCGCGGCGAGTTCGTCAACCGCGAGGAAGCGATCGAGGATCTCCTGTCGACGGGTATCAAGGCCTACAAGACCAGCGGACCGATGGACGAGGAAGAGGAAGGAATGGGTACCGGACTCGAAGACGACGGAATGATGGGCCACGACGACGAGTACGTTTTCTGA
- a CDS encoding phosphate signaling complex PhoU family protein, translating to METRKVQVTGGSTYTVSLPKTWATENGISSGTTVEIYSEDESLFVTPQRDTDHQEGRLEVAALDDEQLKRAILTMYVSGFDIIRLEANRITTEQRRAIRSAIQGLIGVEVVEEKGNSVVVQDLLDSSELSIVNAVTRMRLIARSMLDDAVTALVEDDDDIAHDVIERDDDVDRLFLVVSRIFRATLRSPRAAEGLGVSREDCFDYHSSARQLERVADHAVKISKLALKLEEIPENVAEALFDLHTDASDIIEKSMDALFAEDGDEANRLGHSALEAVPEIDEHTRHIDEILRDLDSVQAQSLGLILDSLSRSADYGGNIAETALQKAAPRP from the coding sequence ATGGAGACGCGCAAGGTCCAGGTGACGGGCGGATCGACGTACACGGTTTCGTTACCGAAGACGTGGGCGACGGAGAACGGGATCAGCAGCGGAACGACCGTCGAAATATACTCCGAGGACGAGTCGTTGTTCGTCACGCCACAGCGCGATACCGACCACCAGGAGGGGAGGCTCGAGGTCGCCGCGCTCGACGACGAGCAACTGAAACGGGCGATCCTGACGATGTACGTCAGCGGCTTCGACATCATCCGCCTCGAGGCGAACCGAATCACGACGGAGCAACGACGCGCGATCCGGAGCGCGATCCAGGGACTCATCGGCGTCGAAGTCGTCGAGGAGAAGGGGAACTCCGTCGTCGTTCAGGATTTACTCGACTCCTCGGAGCTCTCGATCGTCAACGCCGTCACTCGAATGCGGCTGATCGCCCGGTCGATGCTCGACGACGCCGTCACCGCCCTCGTCGAGGACGACGACGACATCGCCCACGACGTCATCGAGCGCGACGACGACGTCGACCGACTCTTCCTCGTCGTCTCGCGGATCTTCCGTGCGACCCTGCGCTCTCCGCGCGCCGCCGAGGGACTCGGCGTCTCCCGCGAGGACTGTTTCGACTACCACTCGAGCGCCCGCCAGCTCGAGCGCGTCGCCGACCACGCGGTCAAGATCAGCAAGCTGGCGCTCAAACTCGAGGAGATCCCCGAGAACGTCGCGGAGGCGCTGTTCGATCTGCACACCGACGCCTCGGACATCATCGAGAAGTCGATGGACGCGCTGTTCGCCGAGGACGGCGACGAGGCGAACAGACTCGGACACAGTGCGCTCGAAGCCGTTCCCGAAATAGACGAACACACCCGGCACATCGACGAGATACTGCGCGACCTCGACTCCGTCCAGGCGCAGTCGCTCGGATTGATTCTGGACTCCCTCTCTCGAAGCGCCGACTACGGCGGGAATATCGCCGAAACCGCGCTCCAGAAGGCGGCACCGAGGCCGTAG